A genomic region of Pseudoxanthomonas suwonensis contains the following coding sequences:
- a CDS encoding prolyl oligopeptidase family serine peptidase produces the protein MRMSAFSGSLAAAASCGSREVALPALLLAALLMPGCARAWATDAPPPAKKIPVVDTYHGVEIVDPYRWLEDLRDPDTRDWIKAQAEYTDRVLQALPERDAILARLQAPDAPETVIRRVQRRGERWFYLRRAPDENDFVLVMRERAGPPERVLVDPATAFADGRRWSINHFDASPDGRHVAYLVSEGGREDPDTRVFDVQAGRDTGLRIERTWDARWLPDGSGFFSMRLPRLSESDSALDGRRNLRTYLHRLGAPDPERDRLLAGAGIDPRLPMDPIESATLTVPEGTELLLARIDRGVDRHSAFYVAPLASLEEDAGIPWRRLADFQDEVADIAIHGQDLYLLSSRDAPRYRVLRTSLQAPDPARAQVVVAEGRGAIQAIAAARDALYVQTLDGGLSQLSRVEYGRGTPQPVALPEGTSAALLPRATAADAAGAVYALAAFTTPPAYLHYDPAVGRSTDLHLLPPPTADRSRIQTRVLQAPSHDGVDVPMVVMHRKGIALDGSHPALLIGYGAYGISILDPANWPERSVIDRWVDNGFVLAIAGVRGGGEYGRPWHLAGKEATKPNTWKDFIAAAETLVREGYTRPERLAGNGASAGGILIGNAFVERPDLFAVALVDVGWTNALRLEASTNGAGNAPEFGTTASRLGFEALRAMDAFHKVKDGDRYPAVLLVHGYNDPRVDVWFSAKFAARLQAASGSGKPVLLRVDYDAGHGHGTGRAQNDAQDADKIAFIRWRLGLSGDAAARASGAAGE, from the coding sequence ATGCGCATGTCCGCCTTCTCCGGTTCCCTGGCCGCCGCCGCTTCGTGCGGGTCACGGGAGGTCGCATTGCCAGCGCTGCTTCTGGCTGCACTGCTGATGCCGGGCTGCGCCCGGGCCTGGGCGACCGATGCGCCGCCGCCGGCAAAGAAGATCCCCGTCGTCGACACCTACCATGGCGTCGAGATCGTCGATCCCTATCGCTGGCTCGAGGACCTGCGGGACCCGGATACCCGGGACTGGATCAAGGCCCAGGCCGAGTACACCGATCGTGTCCTGCAGGCGTTGCCGGAGCGCGATGCGATCCTGGCCAGGCTGCAGGCGCCGGACGCCCCGGAGACCGTGATCCGCCGGGTGCAACGGCGCGGCGAGCGCTGGTTCTATCTGCGTCGCGCGCCGGACGAGAACGACTTCGTGCTGGTCATGCGCGAGCGCGCCGGCCCGCCCGAGCGCGTGCTGGTCGACCCGGCCACCGCGTTCGCGGACGGCAGGCGCTGGTCGATCAACCACTTCGATGCCTCGCCCGATGGCCGCCACGTCGCCTACCTGGTTTCGGAAGGCGGGCGCGAGGACCCGGACACGCGTGTCTTCGACGTCCAGGCCGGTCGCGACACCGGCCTGCGCATCGAGCGCACCTGGGACGCGCGCTGGCTGCCGGACGGCAGCGGCTTCTTCTCGATGCGGCTGCCGCGGCTGTCGGAATCGGACTCCGCGCTCGACGGCCGCAGGAACCTGCGTACCTACCTGCACCGGCTCGGCGCACCGGATCCGGAGCGCGACCGGCTGCTGGCCGGCGCCGGGATCGACCCGCGCCTGCCGATGGATCCGATCGAAAGCGCCACGCTGACCGTGCCGGAAGGCACCGAGCTGCTGCTGGCCAGGATCGATCGCGGCGTCGACAGGCATTCGGCGTTCTATGTCGCGCCGTTGGCCAGCCTGGAAGAAGACGCCGGCATTCCCTGGCGGCGACTGGCCGACTTCCAGGACGAAGTGGCCGACATCGCGATCCACGGCCAGGACCTCTACCTGCTCTCGTCCAGGGACGCGCCCCGTTACCGGGTGTTGCGCACCTCGTTGCAGGCGCCGGATCCGGCGCGCGCGCAGGTGGTGGTGGCCGAGGGCCGCGGGGCGATCCAGGCGATCGCTGCGGCGCGCGACGCGCTGTACGTGCAGACCCTGGACGGCGGCCTGTCGCAGCTGTCGCGCGTCGAGTACGGCCGCGGTACGCCGCAGCCGGTGGCGCTGCCGGAAGGAACGTCGGCCGCGCTGCTGCCGCGCGCGACCGCGGCCGACGCCGCCGGTGCGGTCTATGCACTGGCGGCCTTCACCACGCCGCCGGCGTATTTGCACTACGACCCGGCTGTCGGCCGTTCCACCGACCTGCACCTGCTGCCCCCACCCACGGCGGACCGCAGCCGCATCCAGACCCGCGTCCTGCAGGCGCCCAGCCATGACGGCGTGGACGTGCCGATGGTGGTCATGCACCGCAAGGGCATCGCGCTCGACGGCAGCCATCCGGCGTTGCTGATCGGCTACGGTGCGTACGGGATCAGCATACTGGACCCGGCCAACTGGCCCGAGCGCAGCGTCATCGACCGTTGGGTCGACAACGGCTTCGTGCTCGCGATCGCGGGCGTGCGCGGCGGCGGCGAATATGGCCGGCCGTGGCACCTGGCCGGCAAGGAGGCGACCAAGCCCAACACCTGGAAGGACTTCATCGCCGCGGCCGAAACCCTGGTCCGCGAAGGCTATACCCGGCCGGAGCGGCTGGCCGGCAACGGCGCCAGCGCCGGCGGCATCCTGATCGGCAACGCCTTCGTCGAGCGCCCGGACCTGTTCGCCGTGGCCCTGGTCGATGTCGGCTGGACCAACGCGTTGCGGCTGGAGGCCTCGACCAATGGCGCCGGCAATGCTCCGGAATTCGGCACGACCGCCAGCCGCCTGGGTTTCGAGGCATTGCGGGCGATGGATGCGTTCCACAAGGTGAAGGACGGCGACCGGTACCCGGCAGTGTTGCTGGTCCACGGTTACAACGATCCCCGGGTCGACGTGTGGTTCTCGGCCAAGTTCGCCGCACGCCTGCAGGCGGCCAGCGGCAGCGGCAAACCGGTGTTGCTGCGCGTGGACTACGACGCCGGCCACGGCCACGGAACCGGCCGCGCGCAGAACGACGCCCAGGACGCCGACAAGATCGCCTTCATCCGCTGGCGGCTGGGCCTCTCCGGGGATGCCGCCGCGCGCGCTTCGGGTGCCGCCGGGGAATAG
- a CDS encoding MFS transporter: protein MSPSPDLTPARRLRSIFSGSVGNLVEWYDWYVYAAFSLYFAEVFFPGGDRTSQLLKTAAIFAVGFLMRPLGGWLLGRYADRHGRKAALLLSVLMMCAGSLVIAFTPGYASIGVAAPVLLVLARLLQGLSVGGEYGTSATYLSEMASREHRGFWSSFQYVTLVMGHLIALAVLIVLQQVLAPEQLREWGWRIPFAIGALAALVALWLRRNMAETESFQRSEADDSAEHQRSQGTLRVLLQHPRALLTVVGLTMGGTLAFYTYTTYVHKFLVNSAGLSTQAAALVNASTLFVFMLLQPLVGALSDRIGRRPVLIAFGVLGTLMTVPILGRLQTVQGPGEAFWLVMLALVVLSGYTAINAVVKAELFPVEVRALGVGLPYALTVALFGGTAESVALWFKRIGVESGFYWYVTACIACSLVVYVWMPDTRRHSRIDRDALS, encoded by the coding sequence ATGAGTCCATCACCCGACCTGACGCCGGCCCGCCGCCTGCGCAGCATCTTCAGCGGCTCGGTCGGCAACCTGGTGGAGTGGTACGACTGGTACGTGTACGCGGCGTTCTCGCTGTACTTCGCCGAGGTGTTCTTCCCCGGCGGCGACCGCACCAGCCAGTTGCTGAAGACCGCGGCGATCTTCGCGGTCGGCTTCCTGATGCGGCCGCTGGGCGGCTGGCTGCTGGGCCGCTACGCCGACCGGCACGGGCGCAAGGCAGCGCTGCTGCTGTCGGTGCTGATGATGTGCGCCGGCTCGCTGGTCATCGCCTTCACCCCCGGCTACGCCAGCATCGGCGTGGCCGCGCCGGTGCTGCTGGTGCTGGCGCGGCTGCTGCAGGGCCTGTCGGTCGGCGGCGAGTACGGCACCTCGGCCACCTACCTGAGCGAGATGGCCAGCCGCGAGCACCGCGGCTTCTGGTCCAGCTTCCAGTACGTGACCCTGGTGATGGGGCACCTGATCGCGCTGGCGGTGCTGATCGTGCTGCAGCAGGTGCTGGCGCCGGAACAACTGCGCGAATGGGGTTGGCGCATCCCGTTCGCGATCGGCGCGCTGGCCGCGCTGGTGGCGCTGTGGCTGCGGCGGAACATGGCCGAGACCGAATCGTTCCAGCGCAGCGAGGCCGATGACTCGGCCGAGCACCAGCGCAGCCAGGGCACGCTGCGCGTCCTGCTGCAGCATCCGCGCGCGCTGCTCACCGTGGTCGGCCTAACCATGGGCGGCACGCTCGCCTTCTATACGTACACCACCTACGTGCACAAGTTCCTGGTCAACAGCGCCGGGCTGTCCACCCAGGCCGCCGCGCTGGTCAACGCCTCCACCCTGTTCGTGTTCATGCTGCTGCAGCCGCTGGTCGGCGCGCTGTCGGACCGCATCGGCCGGCGCCCGGTGCTGATCGCCTTCGGCGTGCTGGGCACGCTGATGACCGTGCCGATCCTGGGCCGGCTGCAGACCGTGCAGGGCCCGGGCGAAGCATTCTGGCTGGTGATGCTGGCGCTGGTGGTGCTCAGCGGCTACACCGCGATCAACGCGGTGGTGAAGGCCGAGCTGTTTCCGGTGGAAGTGCGCGCGCTGGGCGTCGGCCTGCCATACGCCCTGACCGTGGCCCTGTTCGGCGGCACCGCCGAGTCGGTGGCGTTGTGGTTCAAGCGCATCGGCGTGGAGAGCGGCTTCTACTGGTACGTCACC
- a CDS encoding primosomal protein N', translated as MPGPGPDIPACLQVALPVPLPRLFDYLPPESERATPALVGHRVRVPFGNRELVGVVAGIGPPGTDAGLRRASALPDAEPLFAGELLDSLRWLARYTHAPLGEVFATALPAPLRAGEPLPDTHAWAWTLTEAGATGRDGLRKAGRPHRLAALLAAGPVDEDRLEHELDGWREAARALARRGYAERIAVPAVARAPAPAPGPEPNPEQREAIDAIARAGGFAPLLLEGVTGSGKTEVYLHAIADCLARGRQALVLVPEIGLTPQTLARFRARLGVPVHALHSGLADGERARVWAAAWRGEARVIVGTRSAVFIPLPEAGLIVVDEEHDASYKQQDGIRYHARDFALVRGKALGVPVLLGSATPSLETLHNAQAGRYAHLRLRRRAGEARPPAVRVLDVRKRPLQAGLAPETLEAIGAALRDGGQVLVFKNRRGYAPVLLCHDCGWSAQCPRCSTPAQSTPLTVHAGGGRLLCHHCGHRQAKPLACPDCASLALQPQGIGTERLEELLAERFAGWPVLRIDRGTTQRRDGLARLLAELGDRPGILVGTQILAKGHDLPNLTRVVVVGVDEGLFSSDFRAGEKLAQQLIQVAGRAGRAQRAGEVWWQTHHPEHRLLHDLINGGYDSFARDELAQREAAGFPPFAHLALLRAEAQQAEAATAFLRAAKAALLDAADPAAPALDLHGPLTAPMPRRAGLYRMQLLLSSPSRPALHARLDAALPAIHALPEARRTRWSLDVDPVDLY; from the coding sequence ATGCCCGGCCCCGGCCCCGACATTCCCGCCTGCCTCCAGGTTGCCCTGCCGGTCCCGCTGCCGCGGCTGTTCGACTACCTGCCGCCTGAGTCTGAACGGGCCACGCCGGCCCTGGTCGGCCACCGCGTGCGGGTCCCGTTCGGCAACCGCGAACTGGTGGGCGTGGTCGCCGGCATCGGCCCGCCCGGGACCGACGCCGGGCTGCGCCGCGCCAGCGCCCTGCCCGATGCCGAACCGCTGTTCGCGGGCGAACTGCTGGACTCGCTGCGCTGGCTGGCCCGCTACACCCATGCCCCGCTGGGCGAGGTGTTCGCCACCGCCCTGCCCGCGCCGCTGCGCGCCGGCGAGCCGCTGCCCGACACCCATGCCTGGGCCTGGACCCTGACCGAAGCCGGTGCCACCGGCCGCGACGGCCTGCGCAAGGCCGGCCGCCCGCACCGGCTGGCCGCGCTGCTGGCCGCCGGCCCGGTCGACGAGGACCGGCTGGAGCACGAGCTCGACGGCTGGCGCGAGGCGGCACGCGCGCTGGCGCGGCGCGGCTACGCCGAACGCATCGCGGTCCCCGCCGTCGCCCGCGCACCCGCGCCCGCCCCGGGCCCGGAACCCAACCCGGAGCAGCGGGAGGCGATCGACGCGATCGCACGCGCCGGCGGATTCGCACCGCTGCTGCTGGAGGGCGTCACCGGCAGCGGCAAGACCGAGGTCTACCTGCATGCCATCGCCGACTGCCTGGCGCGCGGCCGCCAAGCGCTGGTGCTGGTGCCGGAGATCGGCCTGACCCCGCAGACCCTGGCGCGCTTCCGCGCGCGCCTGGGCGTGCCGGTGCACGCGCTGCACTCGGGCCTGGCCGACGGCGAGCGCGCGCGGGTCTGGGCCGCGGCCTGGCGCGGCGAGGCGCGGGTGATCGTCGGCACCCGTTCGGCGGTGTTCATCCCGCTGCCCGAGGCCGGGCTGATCGTGGTCGACGAGGAGCACGACGCCAGCTACAAGCAGCAGGACGGGATCCGCTACCACGCGCGCGACTTCGCCCTGGTCCGCGGCAAGGCGCTGGGCGTGCCGGTGCTGCTGGGCAGCGCGACGCCGTCGCTGGAGACGCTGCACAACGCCCAGGCCGGGCGCTACGCGCACCTGCGCCTGCGCCGGCGCGCCGGCGAGGCCCGGCCGCCGGCGGTGCGCGTGCTGGACGTGCGCAAACGCCCGCTGCAGGCCGGCCTGGCGCCGGAGACGCTGGAGGCGATCGGCGCGGCGCTGCGCGACGGCGGCCAGGTGCTGGTGTTCAAGAACCGCCGCGGCTACGCGCCGGTGCTGCTGTGCCACGACTGCGGCTGGAGCGCGCAGTGCCCGCGCTGCAGCACGCCGGCGCAGAGCACCCCGCTCACCGTGCATGCCGGCGGCGGCAGGCTGCTGTGCCACCACTGCGGGCACCGCCAGGCGAAACCGCTGGCCTGCCCCGACTGCGCCAGCCTGGCGCTGCAGCCGCAGGGCATCGGCACCGAACGGCTGGAGGAACTGCTGGCCGAGCGCTTCGCTGGCTGGCCGGTGCTGCGCATCGACCGCGGCACCACCCAGCGCCGCGACGGCCTGGCCAGGCTGCTGGCGGAACTGGGCGACAGGCCCGGGATCCTGGTCGGCACCCAGATCCTGGCCAAGGGCCACGACCTGCCGAACCTGACCCGGGTGGTCGTGGTCGGCGTGGACGAGGGCCTGTTCTCCTCCGACTTCCGCGCCGGCGAGAAGCTGGCCCAGCAGCTGATCCAGGTGGCCGGCCGCGCCGGCCGCGCGCAGCGCGCGGGCGAGGTGTGGTGGCAGACCCACCATCCGGAGCACCGCCTGCTGCACGACCTGATCAACGGCGGCTACGACAGCTTCGCCCGCGACGAGCTGGCCCAGCGCGAAGCAGCCGGCTTCCCGCCCTTCGCCCACCTGGCGCTGCTGCGCGCCGAGGCGCAGCAGGCCGAAGCGGCCACCGCGTTCCTGCGCGCGGCCAAGGCCGCGCTGCTCGATGCCGCCGACCCCGCCGCGCCGGCACTGGACCTGCACGGGCCGCTGACCGCGCCGATGCCGCGTCGCGCCGGCCTGTACCGGATGCAGCTGCTGCTGTCCTCGCCCAGCCGCCCGGCGCTGCACGCGCGGCTGGACGCGGCGCTGCCGGCGATCCACGCCCTGCCCGAGGCGCGGCGCACGCGCTGGTCGCTGGACGTGGATCCGGTGGACCTGTACTGA
- a CDS encoding DUF3667 domain-containing protein gives MSQSPPAACENCTAPLQGLFCHACGQAAHSPVRSFAHAVEDVFESFWHLDGRIFRTLRRLLSPGTLANDYLAGRRAPYVAPMRLFVILCLLTFFVGKLVDFGGTAVAPSIEMEDTGVQRELSRATTVAEVEAIRDRAVADLEQAHREMPATLAPVTRSGFEQGIGAVRRQADRRLVQLGAAPAAPATLPPADTVWVSTDTPADGWLARQLQRIERNAPRFQQDPTLFKYAFMGSVPSALFVLVPVFALLLKLFYLDSRRLYLEHVVVALYSHAFLCVALLGQFALLALDHWITPRLALFGPVSDVLAMSLWLWMPAYLLLMQKRVYGQGWLRTGVKFFVLGNLYATLLVIAAMALVVLSLVRA, from the coding sequence ATGAGCCAGAGCCCTCCTGCGGCCTGCGAGAACTGCACCGCGCCGCTGCAGGGGCTGTTCTGCCATGCCTGCGGCCAGGCCGCGCACAGCCCGGTGCGCAGCTTCGCCCACGCGGTCGAGGACGTGTTCGAATCGTTCTGGCACCTGGACGGGCGCATCTTCCGCACGCTGCGGCGGCTGCTGTCGCCCGGCACCCTGGCCAACGACTACCTCGCCGGCCGCCGCGCACCGTACGTGGCGCCGATGCGACTGTTCGTGATCCTGTGCCTGCTCACCTTCTTCGTCGGCAAGCTGGTGGATTTCGGCGGCACCGCCGTCGCGCCGTCCATCGAGATGGAGGACACGGGCGTGCAACGGGAGCTGTCGCGGGCCACCACGGTGGCCGAGGTGGAGGCGATCCGCGACCGGGCGGTCGCCGACCTGGAGCAGGCGCACCGGGAAATGCCGGCCACCTTGGCGCCGGTGACGCGTAGCGGGTTCGAGCAGGGCATCGGCGCGGTCCGGCGCCAGGCCGACCGCCGCCTGGTCCAACTCGGTGCCGCTCCGGCCGCGCCAGCGACCCTGCCACCTGCGGACACGGTCTGGGTCTCCACCGACACGCCAGCCGACGGCTGGCTGGCGCGGCAGCTGCAGCGCATCGAGCGCAACGCACCCCGGTTCCAGCAGGATCCGACGCTGTTCAAGTACGCCTTCATGGGCAGCGTGCCCTCGGCGCTGTTCGTGCTGGTGCCGGTATTCGCGCTGCTGCTGAAGCTGTTCTACCTGGATTCGCGCCGCCTCTACCTCGAGCACGTGGTGGTCGCGCTCTACAGCCACGCGTTCCTGTGCGTGGCGCTGCTGGGCCAGTTCGCGCTGCTGGCGCTGGACCACTGGATCACGCCACGGCTGGCCCTGTTCGGGCCCGTCTCCGACGTGCTGGCGATGTCGCTGTGGCTGTGGATGCCGGCCTACCTGCTGCTGATGCAGAAGCGGGTCTACGGCCAGGGCTGGCTGCGGACCGGGGTCAAGTTCTTCGTGCTGGGCAACCTCTACGCCACCCTGCTGGTGATCGCCGCGATGGCCCTGGTGGTCCTGAGCCTGGTCCGGGCCTGA
- a CDS encoding helix-turn-helix transcriptional regulator: MDDSRALLETVGRIYETVLDADAESVWLDMLRDRIGAEHAALSDASGGALLTHFSRLDPGMRTLARRLASATMFDPSLACMPARAACRMSDYFPLREMVRTEFYQELILPLHGGHGLAFTWRHRHGHAAIAVCRDATRGRDFSDRDLALLQPVLYHLHNAWRLRSRLLAGETALHRVHAVLDALEEGVVIVGDDGRVHHLNAAARAILDEGNALRLDRHGLRAANAQVDQRLQALLRNASRIAQDGRRMRTDADAPLEGRTTLAVARDPPLHPLLLAAAPACGLAGPFDDPLFADAVVLLLRDPDRESSGGIDALMDAFGLTRREAELAVALKDGHSLSVSAVRLGITEGTARQYLKGIFSKTGTHRQTDLAILLLRSLS, encoded by the coding sequence ATGGACGACAGCCGGGCACTGCTGGAAACGGTGGGCCGCATCTACGAAACCGTGCTCGACGCCGACGCCGAGAGCGTGTGGCTCGACATGCTGCGCGACCGGATCGGCGCCGAGCATGCGGCGCTGTCGGATGCAAGCGGCGGCGCGTTGCTCACCCATTTCAGCCGACTGGATCCCGGCATGCGGACCCTGGCCCGCCGGCTGGCGTCGGCGACGATGTTCGACCCCTCGCTGGCATGCATGCCGGCCAGGGCGGCATGCCGGATGTCGGACTACTTCCCGCTCCGCGAAATGGTGCGCACGGAGTTCTACCAGGAGCTGATCCTTCCGCTGCACGGCGGGCACGGACTGGCGTTCACCTGGCGCCACCGCCACGGCCACGCGGCGATCGCGGTCTGCCGCGACGCGACACGCGGACGCGACTTCTCCGACCGCGACCTGGCGCTGCTCCAGCCGGTGCTGTACCACCTCCACAATGCCTGGCGGCTGCGCAGCCGGCTGCTCGCCGGGGAGACGGCGCTGCATCGGGTCCATGCCGTGCTGGATGCGCTCGAGGAAGGAGTCGTGATCGTCGGCGACGACGGCCGGGTGCACCACCTCAACGCCGCCGCCCGCGCGATCCTGGACGAGGGGAACGCGCTGCGCCTGGACCGCCACGGATTGCGCGCGGCCAACGCCCAGGTCGACCAGCGCCTGCAGGCGCTGCTGCGCAATGCGTCGCGCATCGCACAGGATGGGCGGCGCATGCGCACCGATGCCGATGCCCCGCTCGAGGGGCGCACCACCCTGGCGGTCGCCCGGGATCCCCCACTGCACCCGTTGCTGCTCGCGGCGGCGCCCGCGTGCGGTCTCGCCGGCCCCTTCGATGACCCGTTGTTCGCCGACGCCGTGGTCCTGCTGCTGCGCGATCCCGACCGCGAGTCCAGCGGCGGCATCGACGCCCTGATGGACGCTTTCGGCCTGACCCGGCGCGAGGCCGAACTTGCCGTCGCGCTGAAGGACGGCCACTCCCTGTCCGTATCCGCCGTGCGGCTCGGCATCACCGAGGGCACCGCGCGGCAGTACCTGAAGGGCATCTTCTCCAAGACCGGCACCCACCGGCAGACCGACCTGGCGATACTGCTGCTGCGCAGCCTGTCCTGA
- a CDS encoding MATE family efflux transporter has product MSASPAPRFGRELRATATLALPLVLGHVSTGLINFVDAVIAGHHGTRTLAAVTVGTALLWLPMMVPIGTLIALTASVSQLDGAGRRHEIAPVFRQALWLALALGLLMFAFLSAVPLALGAFGIAADIIPGATAFCHAVRWGVPALTLFFCMRYLSEGLHWTLPTMLIGFGGLAVLAPLGYALTFGIGPLPEMGAAGLGAASATVMWLQALAFAAYLWTSPRFAALGLFSHLEPPRRAVIGGLLATGLPIGVTVLMEGGLFIATALLIARLGEVPAAAHQIAINVAALCFMVPMGLAEATTVRVGHALGAGDPAGVRRAARAGYVIVLATQLCSAAILLLGHDAIVAVYTRDAAVAALASVLLLYAAAFQFPDGIQVMSAGSLRGLRDTRVPMFLAMVSYWGLGMPLGAGLGLGLGWGPQGMWTGLIVGLAAAAVLMGARLAWRLRHLPPPVPPTSSSVGTLTSGA; this is encoded by the coding sequence ATGTCCGCCTCCCCCGCGCCGCGCTTCGGCCGCGAACTGCGCGCCACCGCCACGCTCGCCCTGCCGCTGGTGCTGGGCCACGTGTCGACCGGCCTGATCAACTTCGTCGATGCCGTCATCGCCGGGCACCACGGCACGCGCACGCTGGCCGCGGTCACGGTCGGCACCGCGTTGCTGTGGCTGCCGATGATGGTGCCGATCGGCACGCTGATCGCGTTGACCGCCTCGGTCTCGCAGCTGGACGGCGCCGGCCGCCGCCACGAGATCGCGCCGGTGTTCCGCCAGGCGCTGTGGCTGGCGCTGGCGCTGGGGCTGCTGATGTTCGCGTTCCTCAGCGCGGTGCCGCTGGCGCTGGGCGCGTTCGGCATCGCCGCGGACATCATCCCGGGCGCGACCGCGTTCTGCCACGCGGTGCGCTGGGGCGTGCCGGCGCTGACCCTGTTCTTCTGCATGCGCTACCTCAGCGAAGGCCTGCACTGGACGCTGCCGACCATGCTGATCGGCTTCGGCGGGCTGGCGGTGCTGGCGCCGCTGGGCTATGCGCTGACCTTCGGTATCGGCCCGCTGCCGGAGATGGGCGCGGCCGGGCTGGGCGCGGCCTCGGCCACGGTGATGTGGCTGCAGGCGCTGGCCTTCGCCGCCTACCTGTGGACCTCGCCCCGGTTCGCGGCGCTGGGCCTGTTCTCGCACCTGGAACCGCCGCGCCGGGCGGTGATCGGCGGCCTGCTCGCCACCGGCCTGCCGATCGGGGTGACCGTGCTGATGGAGGGCGGGCTGTTCATCGCCACCGCGCTGCTGATCGCGCGGCTGGGCGAGGTGCCGGCGGCCGCGCACCAGATCGCGATCAACGTCGCCGCGCTGTGCTTCATGGTGCCGATGGGGCTGGCCGAGGCGACCACCGTGCGCGTCGGCCACGCCCTGGGCGCCGGCGACCCGGCCGGCGTGCGCCGCGCCGCCCGCGCCGGCTACGTGATCGTGCTGGCCACCCAGCTGTGCTCGGCGGCGATCCTGCTGCTGGGCCACGACGCCATCGTCGCGGTCTACACCCGCGACGCGGCGGTGGCGGCGCTGGCCTCGGTGCTGCTGCTGTACGCGGCCGCGTTCCAGTTCCCCGACGGCATCCAGGTGATGTCGGCCGGCTCGCTGCGCGGCCTGCGCGACACCCGGGTGCCGATGTTCCTGGCCATGGTGTCCTACTGGGGCCTGGGCATGCCGCTGGGGGCCGGGCTCGGCCTGGGCCTGGGCTGGGGGCCGCAGGGCATGTGGACCGGCCTGATCGTCGGCCTGGCCGCGGCGGCGGTGCTGATGGGCGCGCGCCTGGCCTGGCGCCTGCGGCACCTGCCGCCGCCGGTGCCGCCCACGTCCTCGTCCGTCGGCACCCTGACTTCAGGCGCATGA
- a CDS encoding NYN domain-containing protein — protein sequence MAEAEKRIALLIDADNAPAGRIDVILAEVARHGVANVRRAYGNWKSTNLKGWEAVLHEYAIRPVQQFAYSSGKNASDMAMVVDAMDLLYARNLDGFAIISSDADFTPLVMRLLTDGVKVYGFGEKKTPKPFVNACSQFTYIEALGAQVDDGKADAAAPKSAQDLRGDARLVQMLRSAVEAGSNDEGWTNLGVVGSQIGNQASFDPRNYGYRKLSDLVKASGLFELRQEGKTIWVRDKPRRRAAAKKTS from the coding sequence GTGGCCGAAGCGGAGAAGCGCATCGCCCTGCTGATCGACGCCGACAACGCGCCGGCGGGCCGGATCGACGTGATCCTGGCCGAGGTCGCGCGCCACGGCGTGGCCAACGTGCGCCGCGCCTACGGCAACTGGAAGAGCACGAACCTGAAGGGCTGGGAAGCGGTGCTGCACGAGTACGCGATCCGGCCGGTGCAGCAGTTCGCCTATTCCAGCGGCAAGAACGCCTCGGACATGGCGATGGTGGTCGACGCCATGGACCTGCTGTACGCGCGCAACCTCGACGGTTTCGCCATCATTTCCAGCGACGCCGACTTCACCCCGCTGGTGATGCGGCTGCTCACCGACGGAGTCAAGGTCTACGGCTTCGGCGAGAAGAAGACGCCCAAGCCGTTCGTCAACGCCTGTTCCCAGTTCACCTACATCGAGGCGCTGGGCGCGCAGGTCGACGACGGCAAGGCCGACGCGGCGGCGCCGAAGTCCGCGCAGGACCTGCGTGGCGACGCGCGCCTGGTGCAGATGCTGCGCAGCGCGGTGGAGGCCGGCAGCAACGACGAGGGCTGGACCAACCTGGGCGTGGTCGGCAGCCAGATCGGCAACCAGGCCTCGTTCGACCCGCGCAACTACGGTTATCGCAAGCTCAGCGACCTGGTGAAGGCCAGTGGGCTGTTCGAACTGCGGCAGGAAGGCAAGACGATCTGGGTGCGGGACAAGCCGCGCCGACGCGCGGCGGCCAAGAAGACGTCCTGA